Proteins found in one Saccharomyces mikatae IFO 1815 strain IFO1815 genome assembly, chromosome: 3 genomic segment:
- the IMG2 gene encoding mitochondrial 54S ribosomal protein mL49 (similar to Saccharomyces cerevisiae IMG2 (YCR071C); ancestral locus Anc_6.339), which translates to MIRLFATKCCARGKRFSGSATVSIYQTLRYVSSSPNKAGEAPIFPKLKDVKMEELIGNNNFGKKTYFVERSSTGNLPVYSAYKNGGNKVITEIRKIQGDIIQLRNDLQEQLPFIPKGFWSVVMQSKKIIIKGNAVETVKRVLTKKF; encoded by the coding sequence ATGATTAGATTGTTTGCTACTAAATGTTGCGCTAGAGGGAAGCGTTTTTCAGGATCAGCTACTGTTTCCATATATCAGACGTTAAGATATGTATCCAGCAGCCCGAATAAGGCTGGTGAAGCCCCAATTTTCCCAAAATTGAAAGACGTGAAAATGGAGGAGCTCATAGGAAACAATAATTTTGGTAAAAAGACTTACTTCGTGGAAAGAAGTAGTACAGGGAACTTGCCGGTATATTCCGCTTACAAAAACGGTGGGAACAAGGTTATCACAGAGatcagaaaaattcaagggGATATAATTCAATTAAGGAATGACTTGCAGGAACAACTGCCTTTCATACCCAAAGGATTTTGGTCTGTAGTGATGCAatcgaaaaaaattatcattaAGGGCAATGCTGTAGAAACGGTCAAAAGGGTATTAACCAAAAAGTTCTAG
- the RSA4 gene encoding Rsa4p (similar to Saccharomyces cerevisiae RSA4 (YCR072C); ancestral locus Anc_6.340) — translation MSTLIPPPSKKQKKEAQLPREVAIIPKDLPNVSIKFQALDTGDNVGGSLRVPGAISEKQLEELLNQLNGTSDDPVPYTFSCTIQGKKASDPVKTIDITDNLYSSLIKPGYNSTEDQITLLYTPRAVFKVKPVTRSSSAIAGHGSTILCSAFAPHTSSRMVTGAGDNTARIWDCDTQTPMHTLKGHYNWVLCVSWSPDGEVIATGSMDNTIRLWDPKTGECLGDALRGHSKWITSLSWEPIHLVKPGSKPRLASSSKDGTIKIWDTVSRVCQYTMSGHTNSVSCVKWGGQGLLYSGSHDRTVRVWDINSQGRCINILKSHAHWVNHLSLSTDYALRVGAFDHTGKRPSTPEDAQKKALENYEKICKKNGNSEEMMVTASDDFTMFLWNPLKSTKPVARMTGHQKLVNHVAFSPDGRYIVSASFDNSIKLWDGRDGKFISTFRGHVASVYQVAWSSDCRLLVSCSKDTTLKVWDVRTRKLSVDLPGHKDEVYTVDWSVDGKRVCSGGKDKMVRLWTH, via the coding sequence ATGTCTACTCTAATTCCTCCTCCTTCTaagaagcaaaagaaagaagctCAGCTTCCCAGAGAAGTAGCTATCATCCCGAAGGATTTGCCCAATGTATCAATAAAGTTCCAGGCTTTAGATACAGGTGATAATGTAGGTGGTTCCCTGAGAGTTCCCGGTGCTATCTCCGAGAAACAATTGGAGGAGCTATTGAATCAACTGAATGGTACCTCAGATGACCCAGTTCCATATACGTTCAGTTGTACCATCCAAGGTAAGAAGGCCAGTGATCCTGTAAAGACGATTGACATTACAGACAACCTATATTCTTCGCTAATAAAACCAGGCTATAACAGTACAGAAGATCAGATTACGCTGTTATATACTCCAAGAGCAGTTTTCAAAGTCAAGCCGGTGACTAGAAGTTCATCTGCCATTGCAGGTCATGGCTCCACAATTTTATGTTCTGCCTTCGCACCACATACGAGTTCCAGGATGGTGACTGGTGCAGGAGATAACACTGCAAGGATTTGGGACTGTGATACTCAAACTCCAATGCATACTCTAAAGGGACATTACAATTGGGTTCTTTGTGTCTCTTGGTCTCCAGATGGTGAAGTGATTGCTACAGGCTCTATGGATAATACCATAAGACTATGGGACCCAAAAACAGGTGAGTGTCTGGGTGATGCTCTCAGAGGACATTCCAAGTGGATTACTTCCTTAAGTTGGGAACCTATACATCTTGTGAAACCAGGCTCCAAACCAAGATTagcgtcatcttctaagGATGGTACTATCAAAATTTGGGACACTGTGAGTAGAGTTTGCCAGTATACAATGAGCGGACACACAAACTCAGTGTCTTGTGTCAAATGGGGTGGCCAAGGTCTGTTGTATAGTGGATCTCATGATAGAACCGTACGTGTATGGGACATAAATTCTCAGGGCAGATGTATTAACATTCTGAAGTCTCATGCGCATTGGGTCAACCACTTATCCTTATCTACAGATTACGCGTTACGTGTAGGTGCTTTTGATCATACAGGTAAGAGGCCATCTACGCCAGAAGATGCCCAAAAAAAGGCACTAGAAAACTATGAAAAAATCTGCAAAAAGAATGGAAACTCAGAAGAAATGATGGTCACTGCAAGTGATGATTTTACCATGTTTTTATGGAACCCGCTAAAATCCACCAAGCCAGTAGCAAGAATGACTGGGCACCAAAAATTGGTCAATCATGTAGCATTCAGCCCGGATGGTAGGTATATTGTATCAGCATCATTTGATAACTCAATCAAATTATGGGACGGTAGAGATGGTAAATTCATCTCCACGTTTAGAGGACACGTAGCCAGTGTATACCAAGTTGCATGGTCCTCAGACTGCCGATTACTAGTATCCTGTTCAAAGGATACCACTTTAAAAGTGTGGGACGTAAGAACTAGAAAGCTTTCAGTTGACCTTCCAGGTCATAAAGATGAAGTTTACACCGTCGACTGGAGTGTTGATGGTAAAAGAGTGTGCAGCGGCGGAAAAGACAAGATGGTAAGATTATGGACACATTAA
- the CPR4 gene encoding peptidylprolyl isomerase family protein CPR4 (similar to Saccharomyces cerevisiae CPR4 (YCR069W) and CPR8 (YNR028W); ancestral locus Anc_6.336) produces MWLKSFLLCLYSLVLYQVHAAPSSEKLLTSKDVDLEKKYEPNPPATHLGTITIEYFDPSSDSRKEADLTFELYGTVVPKTVNNFALLGRGVKAVIEGQDPKDIHRYSYRNTKITKVYPNKYIRGGMVAPDVGPFSVYGPKFDDENFDIKHDRPGRLAMAYFGPDSNTSEFIITTGVDGNQELDNKSVVFGQITSGLDELMDAIQFTKTDEYGKPEHELQFLYIVLETLRISNAEDLHSAYKERVQKFRNGDTSVGSTLESIFKKDETVIASPVFAGKTSYDLNHPCSRALMCLTVLGFCFIIYKCVNDKHRTVSLRPK; encoded by the coding sequence ATGTGGTTGAAATCATTTCTTCTCTGCTTATATTCGTTAGTGCTTTATCAAGTACATGCTGCACCTTCATCAGAGAAACTTCTTACCTCTAAAGATGTGGATCTAGAGAAAAAGTACGAGCCTAATCCCCCTGCTACACACCTTGGAACAATCACTATCGAGTACTTTGACCCTTCTTCGGATTCAAGGAAAGAAGCTGATCTAACGTTCGAATTATACGGTACTGTAGTTCCCAAGACAGTGAACAACTTTGCTCTGTTGGGGCGTGGTGTTAAGGCTGTGATTGAAGGACAGGACCCCAAAGATATCCATAGGTACTCTTACCGTAATACCAAAATCACAAAGGTCTATCCTAACAAGTACATCCGAGGCGGCATGGTCGCCCCTGATGTAGGCCCCTTTAGTGTTTACGGACCTAAATTTGACGACGAAAACTTTGATATAAAACATGACAGGCCTGGGAGGCTCGCAATGGCCTACTTCGGGCCTGATTCTAACACTTCGGAATTCATAATCACCACTGGTGTGGATGGCAATCAGGAACTAGATAATAAAAGTGTCGTATTTGGTCAAATAACTTCTGGTCTAGACGAACTGATGGACGCTATTCAATTTACAAAAACAGACGAATATGGAAAACCTGAGCACGAATTACAGTTTTTGTACATAGTTTTAGAAACATTAAGAATTAGTAACGCTGAAGACTTGCACTCTGCATACAAAGAACGTGTTCAGAAGTTTAGAAACGGTGATACTTCTGTTGGTTCCACTTTGGAAAGcatattcaaaaaagatgaaaccGTAATTGCGTCACCCGTTTTTGCTGGAAAAACATCGTACGATCTAAACCATCCATGCTCCAGAGCCTTGATGTGTCTAACTGTTCTCggtttttgtttcattatttaCAAGTGCGTGAACGACAAGCATCGTACGGTCTCATTAAGACctaaatga
- the ATG15 gene encoding triglyceride lipase ATG15 (similar to Saccharomyces cerevisiae ATG15 (YCR068W); ancestral locus Anc_6.335), producing the protein MLHKRSSSKKHASPLHLGYMLVFFLLCVVAYYSVVPGRLQVDKKSPREALDQKLQKTFRLKSIYRHGVGANHRLHQKLDVTPELIHQAGILYQESAAQKQDSEGQENPWSNNSEYTTTNPFDFDFELQGMPLTMKRMKQRDPDFMESYIYGETYMTEDEEYAMWMDDNIVAPNVTDRDTVVSLALMSSNAYVRIPQTGDWRNVTEPWNETEPEDFGWDGDGIRGHVFYNELENIVVLSVKGTSAQGLPGSGEDETTGNDKINDNLLFSCCCARVSYLWTTVCDCYVKSYTCDESCLEKELRRKDRFYSAIIDIYKAVLKEYPDSAIWVTGHSLGGALASLLGRTFGLPVVAFESPGELLASRRLHLPFPPGLPSYLEGIWHFGHNADPIFMGTCNGASSSCSLVGYAMETACHTGRVCVYDVVNDKGWSVNMFNHRIHKVIDEVLLGYDHAAKCVEPEPCVDCYNWNFVPSRSWESSSRLITSTKSQVAPTRTTGTTATTSSSTCIGRNWLGFCTKYDL; encoded by the coding sequence ATGCTGCATAAACGCTCTTCAAGCAAGAAACATGCTTCTCCCTTGCATCTAGGATACATGCTAGTTTTTTTCCTACTTTGTGTTGTCGCTTACTATTCAGTTGTACCGGGGCGTTTGCAAGTAGACAAGAAATCGCCCAGGGAGGCCCTGGATCAAAAATTACAGAAAACGTTTAGGCTCAAGTCGATCTATAGACATGGTGTTGGAGCAAACCATCGTTTGCATCAGAAACTGGATGTAACTCCAGAACTTATTCACCAGGCCGGGATATTGTATCAAGAAAGCGCAGCCCAAAAACAAGATAGCGAAGGCCAAGAAAACCCATGGAGCAATAATTCTGAGTACACGACAACAAACCCATTTGATTTTGACTTCGAACTGCAGGGTATGCCACTGACAATGAAGCGGATGAAACAAAGAGATCCCGATTTCATGGAGTCGTATATATACGGGGAGACATACATGACGGAGGATGAGGAATACGCGATGTGGATggatgataatattgtGGCGCCCAATGTCACCGATAGAGATACTGTGGTTTCATTAGCGCTAATGTCGTCCAATGCATATGTAAGGATACCACAAACCGGAGACTGGCGCAATGTCACAGAACCATGGAATGAAACAGAACCAGAAGATTTTGGTTGGGATGGTGACGGCATCCGCGGCCACGTATTCTACAATGAGCTAGAAAACATCGTGGTGCTCTCAGTAAAAGGAACTAGCGCACAAGGCCTACCAGGGTCAGGAGAAGATGAAACTACAGgaaatgataaaatcaaCGATAACTTGTTATTTTCGTGTTGTTGTGCAAGAGTGAGCTACCTATGGACAACTGTGTGCGATTGCTATGTGAAGTCGTATACATGTGATGAATCTTGCCTAGAAAAAGAGCTGAGACGTAAGGACAGATTTTACTCTGCAATCATTGACATATATAAGGCCGTATTGAAAGAATACCCAGACTCAGCCATATGGGTCACAGGTCACTCACTGGGTGGTGCATTAGCCAGTCTACTGGGCCGCACGTTTGGGCTGCCTGTAGTCGCGTTCGAGTCGCCAGGAGAGCTACTAGCTTCGAGAAGGCTCCACCTGCCCTTTCCACCAGGCCTACCTTCATATTTGGAGGGTATTTGGCATTTCGGTCACAACGCAGATCCGATTTTCATGGGTACATGCAATGGAGCCAGTTCGAGTTGCTCACTGGTAGGTTACGCTATGGAGACCGCGTGCCACACAGGTAGAGTATGTGTCTACGATGTGGTCAATGATAAGGGTTGGAGTGTCAATATGTTCAACCATAGAATTCACAAGGTTATTGACGAAGTCCTTCTTGGCTACGATCATGCGGCCAAATGCGTGGAACCGGAACCTTGCGTCGATTGCTACAACTGGAACTTTGTTCCAAGCAGAAGCTGGGAATCCTCATCGAGGCTTATCACCAGCACTAAAAGCCAGGTGGCACCCACGAGGACAACAGGCACTACTGCTACCACCTCTTCATCTACCTGTATAGGTCGCAATTGGCTGGGTTTCTGCACCAAATACGATTTGTAA
- the ERS1 gene encoding cystinosin-like protein ERS1 (similar to Saccharomyces cerevisiae ERS1 (YCR075C); ancestral locus Anc_6.346), whose protein sequence is MVSLDGLLGLVYVMSWSISMYPPIITNWRHKSASAISMDFVMLNTAGYSYLVISTFLQLYYWQLKDEESDLGRPKLTQFDFWYCLHGCVMNVVLLTQVVAGARIWRFPVKGYRKMNTWYLRILLASLAIFAMLSMQFVYANCQYGWHNSRTLAYCNNLFLLKISMSLIKYIPQVTHNWTRKSMDCFPIQGVFLDITGGIASLLQLIWQLSNDQGFSLSMFVTNFGKLGLSMVTLIFNFIFVMQWLAYRVQSHDIVSQYPL, encoded by the coding sequence ATGGTGTCGTTAGATGGTCTGCTGGGCCTCGTGTATGTTATGTCGTGGTCGATTTCAATGTACCCACCAATAATCACCAATTGGCGCCATAAATCAGCGAGCGCGATATCGATGGATTTTGTCATGTTGAACACGGCAGGCTACTCTTACTTGGTCATATCTACATTTTTGCAACTATACTACTGGCAATTGAAGGATGAAGAATCCGACTTGGGCAGGCCCAAGCTGACACAATTCGATTTCTGGTATTGCCTACATGGGTGCGTAATGAATGTTGTCTTGTTGACTCAGGTGGTGGCCGGAGCAAGGATCTGGCGATTTCCAGTCAAGGGTTACCGCAAAATGAATACATGGTACTTGAGGATTTTACTTGCATCACTTGCCATTTTCGCGATGCTAAGCATGCAATTTGTGTACGCCAACTGCCAGTACGGCTGGCACAATTCAAGAACTTTGGCGTACTGTAATAATCTGTTTCTGCTTAAAATTTCGATGTCGTTAATTAAGTATATCCCACAAGTGACACATAACTGGACGAGAAAGTCTATGGATTGTTTCCCGATCCAGGGTGTGTTTCTTGATATCACGGGTGGTATTGCCTCACTGCTCCAGTTGATTTGGCAGTTGTCTAACGACCAAGGTTTCAGTCTAAGCATGTTCGTGACAAATTTCGGTAAGCTGGGGCTCTCGATGGTAACGTTGATATTcaactttatttttgtcaTGCAATGGCTTGCATACCGTGTTCAAAGCCATGACATAGTATCACAATACCCACTGTAa
- the SOL2 gene encoding Sol2p (similar to Saccharomyces cerevisiae SOL2 (YCR073W-A) and SOL1 (YNR034W); ancestral locus Anc_6.345) yields MTTTVPKIFAFHEFSDVAEAVADHVVHAQNGALAPKNERKHSVTNISVNALDMTREASCKSTASAVDIKSGSSGSGSSNCKPKKEKRFKIALSGGSLIQVLHEGLLKRDDVRWGDWDIYFADERLVPFSSNESNYGCAKRKILDLIDTAKYGTPKVYHIDESLIDDPQECADNYEKVLIRGFAGRDSVKLPMFDLFLLGCAPDGHIASLFPNFQDNLREKLAWVVPVENAPSGPSTRISLTIPVICHSHRVTFVVEGATKAPIIKTIMERPEKGLPSSIVNEGAAGRVSWFVDDDALTDVLVTKKKYKFHPA; encoded by the coding sequence ATGACTACGACGGTACCAAAGATATTCGCGTTTCATGAATTCTCAGACGTGGCAGAGGCTGTAGCTGACCATGTGGTCCATGCCCAAAACGGTGCGCTGGCTCCCAAGAACGAGAGAAAACACTCTGTAACTAATATCAGTGTGAACGCGCTGGATATGACCAGAGAGGCCTCTTGCAAAAGCACAGCATCAGCTGTAGATATCAAGAGTGGGAGCAGTGGTAGTGGTAGCAGCAACTGTAAGCCCAAAAAGGAGAAACGGTTTAAGATTGCTCTCTCTGGTGGGTCGTTGATTCAGGTGCTACATGAAGGTCTGCTCAAACGAGACGATGTACGGTGGGGCGACTGGGACATTTACTTTGCAGACGAAAGACTTGTCCCCTTCAGCTCGAACGAGAGTAATTATGGTTGCGCCAAAAGGAAGATTTTAGACCTGATAGATACGGCAAAATATGGGACTCCAAAGGTGTATCACATCGACGAGTCATTGATTGACGATCCACAGGAGTGCGCTGATAACTACGAAAAGGTGCTCATTCGCGGGTTTGCCGGCAGAGATTCTGTTAAACTTCCGATGTTCGACTTGTTCCTGCTTGGTTGTGCTCCCGATGGCCATATTGCATCGTTGTTTCCCAACTTCCAGGACAATCTGCGTGAGAAACTTGCATGGGTTGTACCCGTGGAGAATGCTCCTAGTGGACCATCAACAAGAATTTCGCTGACCATCCCGGTGATTTGCCATTCTCACAGAGTTACTTTCGTTGTTGAAGGTGCCACCAAGGCACCAATCATCAAGACCATTATGGAAAGGCCCGAGAAGGGTCTACCTAGCAGTATTGTCAACGAAGGTGCTGCTGGCCGTGTATCATGGTTTGTTGACGACGATGCACTTACGGATGTGCTCGTCACTAAAAAGAAGTATAAATTCCACCCTgcttaa
- the SSK22 gene encoding mitogen-activated protein kinase kinase kinase SSK22 (similar to Saccharomyces cerevisiae SSK22 (YCR073C) and SSK2 (YNR031C); ancestral locus Anc_6.341), with protein sequence MVVSDTQQHQVCEGNRVPVSSHEGSSKLMKRLSSHPSCKSIWPDLHVPCSSMMIDDGSSPRSFKNRYVPNESLYLKKLKKTAIDDYYTKGIIPTTRYEEDGDDDALVRLSTNGKIDERLDSSISFSAATSYCGKMKMASDELAGDENVVERFKWQSMLTRVLKGDIVKSEKTRIANQNKKPGLTTELSDEIWLELKAWMNGRTMQEMERVLTYLRNGSDTLFKEIMEFRIPQDKVLTLDALADILQELMDRYHSVVSHWPNLQKMHNDKPITKAVKFTARIDTMNSWLNFKTNLTLRRQELDDWINSFSPTSSTDNFQEDLNGIPEWNGKLKSLAEQLMKEKDIESVFQKKIFYPLSPWMFKLKQYVMFYEEVLTELNLKYPYERLKSLLTFPGYLIKEVILTRLSYAQKLKNPTMMMIDQMIDDFDCFIRLSVQLKYTLTRYCSNWPFDVDFDPTFEKTVIEAIRYLFFLLNLKLIDSSNRNFKAPDLLLKYWDNLKNIGHYINGAETVIPNEFLKLTSRLIHKLQFYLLEQQNSPPTFANGSEAEKWLSSMFESLGAMKRKLNRFSNIQTKAFQNSVVYQINSTTLLMKKLKDAGYFLVYSGGTLESDGVYILATPELLGCDDDTILGILQNKYMGCDLIPKLDIRNNLNMYDVRADKIGPNVLISKGEDSKGIPYYQIVANSSNCSNKHTHYPKREGTPTAHYDQYINEEKNEVFELELALNSLGALVILMPGEPVVWEGLICKLSHENFFTSNDIDLKKVGNPNTLILLNQGSNYALTYQVEKFNQNVGDLVSFIEKRCSLSSIELSLLRINKAYYKFTYTVLDNYKGILDKFMKQCPGSELLNSIFMFGRDFGKSCLKNDAFSPKRKSIIALLMVELSMSWLKFLVEDCEPTDHRTFRWCVLAMEFAMQMTSGYNILVLDEKQFQKLKERISVCMSLLISHFDVMGARATEAENGIQQTRLNIDIEENIDEEATLKINSKLRLEAISNLEEIMTRNPRQTGKVLDATDQDNKYLLSLASSLSNISMRWQKRSFIGGGAFGKVYSAINLENGEILAVKEINIHDTNTMKKVFPLIKEEMTVLEMLNHPNIVQYYGVEVHRDKVNIFMEYCEGGSLASCLLDHGRIEDEMVTQVYTLELLEGLAYLHRSGVVHRDIKPENILLDFNGIIKYVDFGTARTVVESSTRALQNETSQEIEAEPNPINGMMGTPMYMAPEAISGSAIKGKLGADDIWALGCVVLEMATGRRPWSNLDNEWAIMYHVAAGYIPQLPSKDEITPAGRAFLERCLVQDPTRRATAVELLTDPWMIQIREVAFGDSGKDQIPIIDSDKLIQNSTI encoded by the coding sequence ATGGTTGTATCGGATACGCAGCAACACCAAGTATGTGAAGGCAATAGGGTTCCAGTTTCTTCCCATGAAGGCTCGAGCAAGCTCATGAAGAGGCTGTCGAGTCATCCGAGCTGTAAATCGATATGGCCTGACTTACACGTGCCTTGCAGCTCGATGATGATAGACGATGGCTCCAGTCCACGGAGTTTTAAGAATCGATACGTTCCCAATGAATCTCTGTACctgaagaagttgaaaaagacCGCTATAGACGACTATTACACAAAGGGCATAATTCCCACCACTCGTTACGAGGAAGATGGGGATGATGACGCACTTGTTCGGCTATCCACCAATGGAAAAATAGACGAGAGATTGGACTCGAGTATCAGTTTTAGTGCTGCCACGTCTTATTGCgggaaaatgaagatggcGAGTGATGAACTAGCTGGAGACGAAAATGTGGTTGAACGATTCAAATGGCAGTCCATGCTGACCAGAGTCTTGAAGGGGGATATTGTCAAGAGCGAAAAGACCAGGATAGCCAaccaaaacaaaaaaccaGGGTTGACTACGGAGCTCTCAGATGAAATATGGCTCGAGCTGAAAGCGTGGATGAACGGGAGAACCATGCAGGAAATGGAACGAGTGCTGACTTATTTAAGAAACGGTTCAGACACTCTGTTTAAAGAGATAATGGAGTTTCGGATCCCGCAGGATAAGGTACTTACTTTGGATGCACTGGCGGACATTTTACAAGAACTCATGGATCGATACCACAGTGTTGTTTCTCATTGGCCTAATTTACAGAAGATGCATAACGACAAGCCGATTACCAAAGCCGTCAAGTTTACTGCCAGAATAGACACAATGAACTCTTGGCTAAATTTTAAGACAAATTTGACGCTGAGGCGACAAGAATTAGACGATTGGATAAACAGTTTCTCACCAACAAGTAGTACGGATAATTTTCAAGAGGATCTCAATGGCATCCCGGAATGGAACGGCAAACTGAAAAGCCTCGCAGAACAACTGATGAAGGAAAAGGATATCGAGTCTGTAttccagaagaaaattttctacCCGTTGTCGCCATGGATGTTCAAACTGAAACAATACGTTATGTTTTATGAAGAAGTATTAACAGAGTTAAATTTAAAGTATCCTTACGAAAGGTTAAAGTCACTTTTAACTTTCCCTGGCTACTTGATCAAAGAGGTTATTCTGACTAGGTTATCTTATGCGcaaaaactgaaaaatccgacaatgatgatgatcGATCAGAtgattgatgattttgacTGTTTCATTCGACTGTCTGTCCAACTGAAATACACCCTGACTAGATATTGCTCTAACTGGCCCTTTGATGTCGACTTTGATCCAACGTTCGAAAAGACTGTCATAGAAGCTATCCGctatttattcttcttacTGAATTTAAAGTTAATTGATTCCAGCaacagaaatttcaaagctCCTGATCTGCTCTTGAAGTATTGGgataatttgaaaaacatcGGTCATTATATTAATGGTGCGGAAACTGTAATTCCCAATGAATTTCTGAAGTTGACCTCTCGGTTGATCCACAAATTACAATTTTACCTTTTGGAGCAGCAAAACTCTCCACCGACATTTGCTAACGGTTcagaagcagaaaaatGGTTAAGTTCCATGTTCGAGAGTTTGGGTGcgatgaaaaggaaactCAACCGGTTCAGCAACATTCAGACCAAGGCGTTCCAAAATTCTGTTGTTTATCAGATTAACAGCACTACACTgcttatgaaaaaattaaaagatgCTGGCTATTTTTTAGTATATTCCGGTGGTACTTTGGAATCTGATGGGGTGTATATATTGGCTACTCCTGAATTATTAGGATGTGATGATGATACGATATTAGGAATTTTGCAGAATAAATATATGGGCTGTGATTTAATCCCTAAACTAGACATAAGaaataatttgaatatGTATGACGTGAGAGCGGATAAAATAGGCCCAAACGTTTTGATATCGAAAGGAGAGGATTCCAAAGGCATTCCTTACTATCAAATAGTGGCAAACTCatcaaattgttcaaataaGCATACCCATTATCCTAAAAGAGAGGGAACTCCGACAGCGCATTATGATCAGTACATCAACGAGGAGAAAAATGAGGTTTTTGAGTTAGAACTCGCTTTGAACTCTTTGGGCGCATTAGTTATATTAATGCCTGGAGAGCCAGTAGTTTGGGAAGGTTTGATATGTAAGCTTTCTCacgaaaatttttttacttctaACGATATtgacttgaaaaaagtcGGTAATCCAAATACCCTAATCTTACTCAACCAAGGATCTAACTATGCACTAACTTATCAAGTCGAAAAATTTAACCAAAACGTAGGTGATCTCGTCTCATTCATAGAGAAGCGCTGTTCACTTAGTTCGATTGAACTTTCCTTGCTAAGGATTAATAAAGCGTATTATAAATTCACATACACAGTTTTGGATAATTATAAAGGGATCTTAGATAAGTTTATGAAGCAATGTCCGGGGAGTGAGCTGTTAAATTCAATTTTCATGTTTGGAAGGGACTTTGGAAAAAGTTGCCTTAAAAATGATGCCTTTAGCCCAAAAAGGAAATCCATTATCGCCTTGTTGATGGTTGAATTAAGTATGAGCTGGTTGAAATTCCTCGTTGAAGATTGCGAACCTACCGATCATCGAACTTTTAGATGGTGCGTTTTAGCAATGGAATTTGCCATGCAAATGACTAGTGGTTATAATATTCTGGTACTGGATGAAAAGCAATTTCAGAAACTAAAAGAAAGGATATCTGTGTGTATGTCTTTATTAATATCTCATTTTGATGTCATGGGTGCTAGAGCCACTGAAGCTGAAAATGGTATACAGCAGACGAGATTAAacattgatattgaagaaaatattgatgaagaggcTACTTTAAAAATTAACAGCAAATTGAGATTGGAAGCTATCAGTAATTTGGAAGAGATCATGACGAGAAATCCCAGGCAAACAGGAAAGGTATTGGATGCTACAGATCAGGACAACAAATACCTGCTATCATTAGCATCCTCGTTATCGAATATTTCGATGAGATggcaaaaaagaagttttaTTGGTGGCGGTGCATTTGGAAAGGTATACTCTGCAATTAATTTAGAGAACGGTGAAATTTTAGCGGttaaagaaataaatattCACGATACTAATACAATGAAGAAGGTCTTTCCTTTGATTAAAGAAGAGATGACTGTACTGGAAATGTTGAACCACCCCAATATTGTTCAGTATTATGGTGTTGAAGTTCATCGTGATAAGGTTAACATCTTCATGGAATACTGTGAAGGTGGCTCTTTGGCTTCCTGCCTATTGGACCATGGAAGGATTGAAGACGAAATGGTGACGCAAGTATATACACTGGAACTATTAGAAGGTTTGGCATATTTACACCGATCTGGTGTAGTGCATCGTGATATTAAGCCGgagaatattttgttaGATTTCAATGGGATCATAAAATACGTGGACTTTGGCACAGCACGTACTGTTGTGGAGTCAAGCACTAGAGCTCTTCAGAATGAGACATCTCAAGAAATAGAAGCTGAACCAAATCCTATTAACGGCATGATGGGGACACCAATGTATATGGCACCAGAGGCTATTTCAGGCTCTGCCATCAAAGGCAAACTTGGTGCAGATGACATATGGGCATTGGGATGTGTCGTGTTGGAAATGGCCACAGGTAGACGACCTTGGTCCAACTTAGATAATGAATGGGCCATTATGTACCATGTCGCTGCAGGCTATATACCTCAATTGCCTAGTAAGGACGAAATAACTCCAGCGGGAAGAGCGTTCTTAGAAAGATGTTTAGTGCAAGATCCAACTAGGAGGGCTACAGCTGTGGAACTACTGACAGACCCATGGATGATCCAAATCCGTGAAGTAGCATTCGGTGACTCGGGTAAAGATCAAATACCCATCATAGACTCAGATAAACTGATACAAAATAGCACGATATAA